The following coding sequences lie in one Arachis hypogaea cultivar Tifrunner chromosome 9, arahy.Tifrunner.gnm2.J5K5, whole genome shotgun sequence genomic window:
- the LOC140175100 gene encoding pentatricopeptide repeat-containing protein At3g09040, mitochondrial-like — protein MRKCGIKSSRFTLASVLSAIASLAALDYGLLVHGEAIKQGLDSSIYVESSLISLYGKCEILDAAKQVFDVIFEKNMVTWNAMLGVYAQNGYFNHEEEEADAFKMFNRMRLHGIVPDEVALASILSACGNVKLLEAGLQFHCLAVKLGLETNLFVGSSLIHMYSKHWSIEDARKIYSSMLEWSVVSMNTLILGYALKNIKEAINILSEMMALGIKPSKITFTSLIDACEGFPVILRLHIHCAIVKRQILRYLFDGDVYGLTKDCRCQLTFL, from the exons ATGAGAAAGTGTGGTATAAAGTCCTCAAGGTTCACGTTGGCAAGTGTTCTTAGTGCAATTGCTAGCTTAGCTGCGTTGGATTATGGGTTACTAGTCCATGGAGAGGCTATCAAACAAGGTTTGGATTCTAGTATATATGTGGAAAGTTCTTTGATCAGTTTGTATGGGAAGTGCGAAATATTAGATGCTGCAAAGCAAGTATTTGATGTCATATTTGAGAAAAATATGGTCACTTGGAATGCCATGCTGGGAGTTTATGCACAGAATGGTTATTTCAATCAT GAAGAAGAGGAAGCTGATGCTTTCAAAATGTTCAACAGAATGAGGTTACATGGCATAGTACCTGACGAGGTAGCTTTGGCAAGCATACTTAGTGCTTGTGGAAATGTTAAGCTATTAGAGGCAGGATTGCAGTTCCATTGCCTGGCAGTTAAGTTGGGATTAGAAACAAACCTTTTTGTTGGAAGTTCTCTGATTCACATGTATTCTAAACACTGGTCCATTGAAGATGCACGAAAAATCTATTCTAGCATGCTTGAATGGAGTGTAGTATCCATGAATACTCTGATTTTAGGATATGCtctgaaaaatataaaagaagcTATTAATATTCTTAGTGAGATGATGGCATTAGGGATCAAGCCATCTAAAATTACATTTACAAGCTTGATAGATGCTTGTGAGGGTTTTCCAGTAATTCTAAGGTTGCATATCCACTGTGCTATAGTTAAGAGGCAGATTCTTAGGTACCTCTTTGATGGGGATGTATATGGACTCACAAAGGATTGCAGATGCCAACTTACTTTTCTCTGA